One genomic segment of [Limnothrix rosea] IAM M-220 includes these proteins:
- a CDS encoding pentapeptide repeat-containing protein translates to MKRLFLVLAAITATLAIARPANGENPDHVRQLLETGACQGCNLVGAELAGAHLIGADLRDANLSYANLAHVNLEGADLTGANLAGADMTEAFLTNAVLNDARLDRVDFTAAKMYDTLVMGASMEDLTLTDAEIFNTGISVGGSYEEFVPGEE, encoded by the coding sequence ATGAAACGCTTATTTTTAGTATTAGCTGCGATCACAGCAACATTGGCGATCGCCAGACCTGCGAACGGTGAAAATCCAGACCATGTCCGTCAGCTTTTAGAAACGGGCGCTTGCCAAGGCTGTAATTTAGTAGGGGCAGAGCTAGCTGGTGCGCATTTGATCGGTGCTGATTTGCGGGATGCAAACCTCAGCTATGCAAACCTAGCCCATGTGAACCTTGAGGGTGCGGATTTGACGGGTGCAAATCTAGCGGGTGCTGATATGACCGAGGCATTTTTAACTAATGCAGTCCTCAATGATGCTCGTTTAGATCGCGTTGATTTCACTGCCGCAAAAATGTACGACACTCTTGTAATGGGGGCATCGATGGAAGACTTGACCTTGACTGATGCTGAAATCTTCAACACAGGTATTAGCGTCGGTGGCAGCTACGAAGAGTTTGTGCCGGGTGAAGAGTAA